One Primulina eburnea isolate SZY01 chromosome 4, ASM2296580v1, whole genome shotgun sequence genomic window, CAGGACTCGTTGCCAATGTGTTTTAGCTTTTATTTTCTCGGATATGTTTGCAATGCTGTTTAGATATGAAAGGCGCCTTCATTATATGATATGGCGATGTTGGTACCCCTTGATAATCCTCATTAATTTTGTTCATATATGAATTTAAAATCAAGTTGGCTTGAAGGGTAGGGGAAAAAAGAGAGGATCAATGTTGGCGGTGATTTACtgccaataatttttttttgtcatatttaaacatttatttattactacaaataatttttttataatgttAAAATATTCATTAAATAAAGAGAGAGAGATTTTCTTTGTAAAATTATATTTCCAATAATTTTTTGGTAATCCTATGTGAAACACATATAAGCCTATATGTGGATGTGGGATGAATAGATCAAGTACTCGACCATTTAATAGTTTGGGAATTGAATTAGCTCAGATTAATCGATTAATTGTAAACTTATTTCATTCATGTGATTTTTTAATAGGTCGATGCCAATAGAATAAATTCTTGGTGAAAGGGAAAACAACAAAACTTAAGTCGTCTCTCGTCTACTtttctattaattttttttcctgaaaTATCTTATAATTAATATCTAACATTTGATCCAGAACACAATATCCCCTACGTTAAACAGCATTTAACCTCAGTCTTCGAACAAAAATAAATGAGTGGTACACTTtcttaaaacaatttttttttttaaaatgtagaaATACAAAAAACTGGTTTGATAGGGTAAACAACAGACAAAACGAAGATACAGAACACAATATCTTCGGTGATGTTTTACGTTTTCTAAACCGAACACGTTTCGATTGCGTTCATTGGGTCGTGTGGGCTTAACCTTATTTTATGAAAGAGATTAGTAAAAAATACTAATATCAAAAGGTATTGTACAACCTTAGAATTCCATTCAATCGGAGAAAATAACCTCATTCCAACTATTCCCTGCCTGCGTATACGAGGATAGGTCCAACCTGGCGCACATGTAAACTTTTGAGTGACAAACTAgataaaaagaaagaaatttaAAATCAACACTCCAAAATCTCTTAGTTCAAAACACAGTTCAAACAGCAAACTAAAGGTTTAGAGAGTCGAGAAAAAGCATAAACGAAAGCAATATTCAACACATCGACTTTATGATCCATAATAGAAATATATGCAAAAACCACATAGACGTCGACCTCACATCTTATTCTGCCTCCTCTTCCTGATACTCCTCGTCATATTCCTCGTCAGCTGTCGCATCTTGATATTGCTGGTACTCTGCAACTAAATCGTTCATGTTACTCTCAGCTTCAGTAAACTCCATTTCATCCATACCTTCTCCCGTGTACCAGTGCAAGAAAGCCTTCCTCCTAAACATGGCAGTGAATTGCTCACTGACCCTTCGGAACATCTCTTGAATTGATGTTGAGTTGCCAATAAACGTTGATGCCATCTTAAGACCGGTGGGTGGAATGTCACACACTGTAGACTTCACATTGTTCGGTATCCACTCGACAAAGTATGATGAGTTCTTGTTCTGGACATTGATCATCTGCTCATCGACTTCCTTAGTGCTCATCTTGCCACGGAACACGGCTGATGCAGTGAGGTATCGACCATGTCGAGGATCAGCAGCGCACATCATGTTTTTAGCATCCCACATTTGCTGGGTGAGTTCAGGGACAGTAAGAGCACGATATTGCTGAGATCCACGAGAAGTAAGTGGGGCAAATCCAACCATGAAGAAGTGGAGTCGAGGGAATGGAATAAGATTGACTGCCAACTTTCGAAGGTCTGAGTTGAGCTGTCCTGGGAAGCGAAGGCAGCAAGTGACACCACTCATGGTGGCAGATATCAAATGGTTCAAGTCCCCAACTAgtggaaaaaagaaaaaggttAAAAACAAGTCACCCACCTCAGGAACACTGTAATGGTACATGGAAGAAACAATTAAAAGCTCTGCCTTGAAATTGCTTGATTTATAGCTTATCAAATACAAAGAAACATGCCAGAAACCGGTCATTCAATTTGTATATGgttgatataaaaattaaaagagagcCTAAACCAAATTTGTTGATGCGGATTAAAGCATTCATTTtttaataaacatgcaaatggAATAATTAAGAATCGATGACAAATGATTAGCCCACAAATACATGTATACTGTATTGAGGGACCATGAAAGTAGGTATAACCACGCGTGAGAGATGCACGCCATCACAAGCCTCTCGGAATTTAGGTTTTAGTCAACCTAATACATGTATTCTAATTAACTATCAAGTTGACTCATAAGGAATTGTACTGGTGAGTGGGTATGTATGAGAGAGAATCAGGGTCATGGAATGGGCTGGTTGAGATGGAAGCACACAAAAATAATGTGCATTTTGCTATCTTACTATTCAGACTTCACAGTATGGCAATACTTGTGGGGCTGGTTACGGGCCTAAAAGAAGGAACCCCGTCAGTTGTACACGAgacaaataaaatatcatataatgCTTGACATCATGCGGAGGAAATATCTTTAGTTCAATGATACCACAAAACTAAGTAGGATGCTATTTGGAGAATGGcattatttacgaaaatgccattctCCAAAATTGCAAATACaccctttaattttttttattaatttcatatatttaaatgtttatttcaatACTTTTACtaaattttaatgattttttggtattatttaatttatttcaagttttctcattttttattatttatttatttattgtaattGAATTATTTTGATGAACACGTCCGATTCCAAGAGTTTCTTGCACGTCAGCGTCAAATCAAAGACAAATCGGCTCACTATGCACTCCGAGATGCTCTTAATGACCATTTGTGGGAGGAATACTCTAATTCAGAACATTAGTCTTTAAATCATGTGTAGTTTATAATTATATCGATCTATGTATGTGTTTTAATGTTGTATGCGGCTTGAAATTCGATGTCAAAATAAATgaattatgttttaaaaaaatgagtcacatttaatttaatttgtttaatATCATATTACATAAttactatttttatattaaataatttggaataaaaaatataaaaaataaagaatttataaaatttagagaatatggGTTGGAGAAGATTTTTTAAATAGAGAATACAATACTCTATTTTGGAGCGTAGAGAATGAAAAAATGGAGAATAGGGTTGGAGATGCCCTACAAATCATAAAACCTCCTATCCTTGGGCCAAAAAGCAAGCCCTTGTAACTCAGTATGGGTAAGAATCTAAAAGCTTTATCATGATgccaaaacaaaatataaaaggaCAACAAAACAGAAATCACGATGCATGTTATTCCATTAATATACAAGGTTCAGATTAACAAATCAAGGATACGAAGACTTACAACTGGGAGTTGTGAGCTTCAGAGTGCGGAAACAGATGTCATAAAGTGCCTCGTTATCGAGAACCATACACTCATCAGCATTCTCAACAAGTTGGTGTACTGAAAGCGTCGCATTGTAGGGCTCCACCACAGTGTCAGACACCTTTGGAGAAGGGAAAACGGAGAATGTCAACATCATTCGGTCAGGGTATTCCTCCCTTATCTTGGAGATCAGCAGAGTTCCCATCCCAGATCCTGTGCCACCACCCAAAGAGTGGCATACTTGGAATCCTGGATAACAGCACATAGAAGTTTAAGTAAATCACACCACGGCCACTCACAAGCCACAACTACCAAGcagaaaaacaaacaaaaacgaAGGCCATCGCAACTCAGAATGCTGCAACTAAGTTAAGGCAAAATCGCCAAAAGTTACACAAATAGACCCACCGCAAACAACTGACATAGAAAGCACATAAGAAGTCAATTTCACCTTGGAGGCAGTCGCAGTTTTCCGCTTCCTTCCTAACGACATCAAGCACGGAGTCAATAAGTTCAGCTCCTTCAGTATAATGCCCTTTCGCCCAGTTGTTACCCGCCCCGGACTGACCAAAGACGAAGTTATCCGGCCGAAAGATCTGACCGAAAGGCCCGGAACGGACGCTGTCCATGGTTCCCGGCTCCAGATCCATAAGGACTGCTCGGGGTACGAAGCGCCCGCAGCTGGCTTCGTTGTAATAGACATTCACGCGTTCGAGCTGCAGATCGGAGTCGCCTTGGTAGCGGCCGGTCGGGTCAATTCCGTGTTCGGTGCAGACCACCTCCCAGAACTTGGCCCCGATCTGGTTGCCGCATTGGCCACCCTGGATGTGTAGGATCTCACGCATTTTCGCTGGATTcttcgtgtgtgtgtgtgtgtgtgtgtggggggGTTATCTCGGGTAATGAAATGGGAATGGGGGAGGGACACAAGTGAGAGGGAAAAGGTTACACTTTTTGAAATTGGGTTATGCTTCGGTGCATCAGGAATTGGCTGCGAAGTTTGAACCTGAATACGTGGCTTCAGTATAATCAAATCTTAAAATtatcatgcattattttatactTTTTTGTTTGTGTTATATGTTAACCTTCacgttataaattataataataacaatagaCCACGaggtatttattttattattattattattataaaattaaataacaaaatattgtaTCTAAATTTCGGGTCTTTTTTACTATATGTAGATTGTAGACTCTAAATAATAGACCATCCAGCTAATAaatgaattttaatattaaattttcgaGCTTCTGCATCGCTTTTTTATTATTGAATTGATGAATGTGGGCAGTTTGGGATGGTAGATGAGATCTTACCTATGTGAACACTGTGctcacttcatttcaacgggtaagatctcgtcacacatacaatttcaaaaaaaaaagtgggtcctaTATATGCATGAGCAAATCTTGgccatccatcctatcatgaGAGCAATGCCCAAATAgataggatgaaataaactgtTCGGGATTATTACATTATATAGAATTTAATGTAGGTCTCATATGTACTCATCTCATGTATCTATGCCTTTTAAGATGAATTGATcggattaaaaataataattttgatataaaaattaatatttttcacttaaatcaacatatatttcacaatatttatcaataaaataactaacaaaaattatacttttgcagtaaaaatgaaataatatttttcatatatcGGATCGAACTGGAAATCAACTTCACAAAATTTACTCATACGACGATATTACATGAGTTATTTTttgcaaaatttatttataattaagttTGATTGATTGTCACGCGGTAATTGAACAGTGCTATTTGATACCACATCCATATTTTGACCGAAATTTATAAGATGAAtgaattaatcaattaaataatataaatcctAGTAGCACAAATTCGGTAGTGAGTAGGTCATTtgcgagacggtctcacgaatatttatctgtgagatgggtcaaccatatcaatattcaccataaaaaataaaactcttagcataaaaagtaatcatGATCATAAAATCTGACTCCCACATGTGATCAGTACAATCTATTTCATTGGACTCAAAAACTACGGTTTAACGAATCATTTTTTTGtgatgaatattttattttagttatcTTATTTTTCATGTCAAGGATATtacttttattatatatataaataatattgaCATATCTCAcgaataaatataattaaaaccGTATCATAGACCTACTCTTTGTTGTAATAcatatgtttatttgattttcatATATAAGATGCTTTATGCAGTTTTTTCTTTAGCGCgattatgataaaaaaaaaaaaaaaaaagtatgatTTACTTTTTTTGGTAATGTAAATTTGTATGTGCTCCCAACCTAAACGCTGTCGTTTTTAACTATTGGTTTGTTTCGAGGATCGTTTTTCAATACCCATATTCCGTTTCCACTTGTAGGGTTTTATTTTCCCACTCTTGCTTCTCCATACAAGCACCGCTGCCATGGAGGTAAGACCGCAGCCCACTGCTCCACTGTGTTGGAGCAACATCCTAAAGCAGCAACCAGAAAAACTACAGCATAGTTCCAGACTCGGCTTCCAATGCGCCGATGCGAATAACCAACAGAGCGGCGTTTTGGTTGGCAGCTGTAAGTCGTCGAAGGGCATAGCAATGGCGGTGGTCGATGCCAATGCCATAATACAGGGCGAAGAGCGCCTTTCTCACGCGGCCGATCGCCTCGTTTCAGTCGCTGACG contains:
- the LOC140831218 gene encoding tubulin beta-2 chain-like: MREILHIQGGQCGNQIGAKFWEVVCTEHGIDPTGRYQGDSDLQLERVNVYYNEASCGRFVPRAVLMDLEPGTMDSVRSGPFGQIFRPDNFVFGQSGAGNNWAKGHYTEGAELIDSVLDVVRKEAENCDCLQGFQVCHSLGGGTGSGMGTLLISKIREEYPDRMMLTFSVFPSPKVSDTVVEPYNATLSVHQLVENADECMVLDNEALYDICFRTLKLTTPSFGDLNHLISATMSGVTCCLRFPGQLNSDLRKLAVNLIPFPRLHFFMVGFAPLTSRGSQQYRALTVPELTQQMWDAKNMMCAADPRHGRYLTASAVFRGKMSTKEVDEQMINVQNKNSSYFVEWIPNNVKSTVCDIPPTGLKMASTFIGNSTSIQEMFRRVSEQFTAMFRRKAFLHWYTGEGMDEMEFTEAESNMNDLVAEYQQYQDATADEEYDEEYQEEEAE